The Streptomyces sp. SS1-1 genome has a segment encoding these proteins:
- a CDS encoding NADH-quinone oxidoreductase subunit M — MSFPLLTATAALPAIGAIATAAVPAARRTAAKWLALFFSLGTLALAIAVLVRFDPDGDRYQLTESHSWIADFGVRYELGVDGIGVALVALTALLIPFIVLAGWHDADPLETGSRRWRPTQGFFALILAVEAMVILSFEATDVFLFYIFFEAMLIPMYFLIGGFGDRAHEHGEKVASTQRSYAAVKFLLYNLVGGLIMLAAVIGLYVVAGNFSLQEIAEARANGSLDMATNTERWLFLGFFFAFAVKAPLWPLHTWLPNAMQEATAPVAVLITAVVDKVGTFAMLRFCLQLFPEASKWATPAILVLALISIVYGALLAVGQRDIKRLIAYASISHFGFIIMGIFAMTSQGQSGATLYMVNHGISTAALMLVAGFLISRRGSRLIADYGGVQKVAPVLAGTFLIGGLATLSLPGLAPFVSEFLVLVGTFTRYPVIGIIATFGIVLAALYTLVLYQRTMTGPVKPEVSAMPDLRVREIAVVAPLVVLLVFLGVYPKPVTDIVNPAVKQTLSDVQKKDPQPEVEAAK, encoded by the coding sequence ATGTCCTTTCCCCTGCTGACAGCCACGGCGGCGCTCCCGGCGATCGGGGCGATCGCCACCGCCGCCGTGCCGGCCGCCCGGCGCACCGCCGCCAAATGGCTGGCGCTGTTCTTCTCCCTCGGCACACTCGCCCTCGCGATCGCCGTCCTGGTCCGCTTCGACCCGGACGGCGACCGCTACCAGCTCACCGAATCGCACTCCTGGATCGCCGACTTCGGGGTCCGCTACGAACTCGGCGTGGACGGCATCGGGGTGGCGCTCGTCGCGCTGACGGCGCTGCTGATCCCGTTCATCGTCCTCGCGGGCTGGCACGACGCCGACCCGCTGGAGACGGGCAGCCGGAGGTGGCGGCCGACGCAGGGCTTCTTCGCCCTGATCCTGGCCGTCGAGGCGATGGTGATCCTCTCCTTCGAGGCCACCGACGTCTTCCTCTTCTACATCTTCTTCGAAGCCATGCTCATCCCGATGTACTTCCTCATCGGCGGCTTCGGGGACCGTGCTCACGAGCACGGGGAGAAGGTGGCGTCGACGCAGCGGTCCTACGCCGCGGTGAAGTTCCTCCTCTACAACCTGGTCGGCGGACTGATCATGCTGGCCGCGGTGATCGGCCTGTACGTCGTCGCCGGGAACTTCAGCCTCCAGGAGATCGCCGAGGCCCGCGCCAACGGCTCGCTGGACATGGCGACGAACACCGAACGCTGGCTGTTCCTCGGCTTCTTCTTCGCCTTCGCGGTGAAGGCGCCGCTGTGGCCGCTGCACACCTGGCTGCCGAACGCGATGCAGGAGGCCACCGCCCCGGTCGCCGTCCTCATCACGGCGGTCGTCGACAAGGTGGGCACCTTCGCGATGCTCCGCTTCTGCCTCCAGCTCTTCCCGGAGGCCAGCAAGTGGGCCACGCCCGCGATCCTGGTGCTGGCGCTGATCAGCATCGTCTACGGGGCGCTGCTCGCGGTCGGCCAGCGGGACATCAAGCGCCTGATCGCGTACGCGTCGATCTCGCACTTCGGCTTCATCATCATGGGCATCTTCGCGATGACCAGCCAGGGCCAGTCCGGGGCGACGCTCTACATGGTCAACCACGGCATCTCGACGGCCGCGCTGATGCTGGTCGCCGGATTCCTGATCTCGCGGCGCGGCTCGCGGCTCATCGCCGACTACGGCGGGGTGCAGAAGGTCGCCCCGGTGCTCGCCGGCACCTTCCTGATCGGCGGCCTCGCGACCCTGTCACTGCCGGGTCTCGCGCCGTTCGTCAGCGAGTTCCTGGTCCTCGTCGGCACGTTCACGCGCTATCCGGTGATCGGCATCATCGCCACCTTCGGCATCGTGCTCGCGGCGCTCTACACACTCGTCCTCTACCAGCGGACGATGACGGGCCCGGTGAAGCCGGAGGTCTCCGCGATGCCGGACCTGCGGGTGCGGGAGATCGCGGTCGTCGCCCCGCTGGTCGTCCTGCTGGTCTTCCTGGGCGTCTACCCGAAGCCCGTCACGGACATCGTGAACCCGGCGGTCAAGCAGACCTTGTCCGACGTACAGAAGAAGGACCCCCAGCCCGAGGTGGAGGCGGCCAAGTGA
- the nuoN gene encoding NADH-quinone oxidoreductase subunit NuoN has protein sequence MSASAVHSLWTTAADPISKIDTPKIEYGQLSPTLIVVGAALVGVLIEAVVPRRSRYYAQVFTAVVALVASFAAVVALAAGGYATTKSGIAAMGAIAVDGPALFLQGTILLTALVGLFTFAERRLDPAAHGNRVDSFAAQAAAVPGSESEKAAVKAGFTTTEVFPLLLFAVAGMLIFPSANDLLTLFIALEVFSLPLYLMCALARRKRLMSQEAAVKYFLLGAFASAFTLFGIALLYGYAGSVSYGTIARVVDGTATDVTPALADTTGNDALLLIGSALIVMGLLFKVGAVPFHMWTPDVYQGAPTPVTGFMAAATKVAAFGALLRLLYVVLPGLRWDWRPVMWAVAIVTMLGGAIIAITQTDIKRLLAYSSIAHAGFILAGVIATTPDGVSSVLFYLGAYSFVTIGAFAVVTLVRDAGGEATHLSKWAGLGRRSPLVAAVFAVFLLAFAGIPLTSGFAGKFAVFKAAAEGGAAPLVVIGVISSAIAAFFYIRVIVLMFFSEPTPEGPTVAVPSPLTMTAIGVGVAVTLVLGVAPQYFLDLASQAGVFVR, from the coding sequence GTGAGCGCATCAGCCGTCCACAGCCTGTGGACAACCGCGGCCGACCCGATCTCGAAGATCGACACGCCGAAGATCGAGTACGGACAGCTCTCGCCCACCCTGATCGTCGTCGGCGCGGCGCTCGTCGGGGTACTGATCGAGGCCGTCGTCCCGCGCAGGTCCCGGTACTACGCGCAGGTGTTCACCGCCGTCGTGGCGCTCGTCGCCTCCTTCGCGGCGGTCGTGGCACTGGCCGCCGGCGGGTACGCCACGACCAAGTCGGGCATCGCCGCCATGGGCGCGATCGCCGTCGACGGACCGGCCCTGTTCCTGCAGGGCACGATCCTGCTGACGGCCCTCGTGGGCCTGTTCACCTTCGCCGAGCGCCGGCTCGACCCGGCGGCGCACGGCAACCGCGTCGACTCCTTCGCCGCCCAGGCCGCGGCCGTGCCGGGCAGCGAGAGCGAGAAGGCCGCCGTGAAGGCGGGGTTCACCACCACCGAGGTGTTCCCCCTGCTGCTTTTCGCCGTCGCGGGCATGCTGATCTTCCCGTCGGCCAACGACCTGCTGACCCTGTTCATCGCGCTGGAGGTCTTCTCCCTCCCGCTGTACCTGATGTGCGCGCTGGCCCGCCGCAAGCGGCTCATGTCGCAGGAGGCCGCGGTCAAGTACTTCCTGCTGGGAGCCTTCGCGTCCGCGTTCACCCTGTTCGGCATCGCCCTGCTGTACGGCTACGCGGGCTCCGTGTCCTACGGCACGATCGCGCGGGTCGTCGACGGCACCGCCACCGACGTCACCCCGGCGCTGGCGGACACCACGGGCAACGACGCGCTGCTGCTCATCGGCTCGGCGCTCATCGTCATGGGGCTGCTGTTCAAGGTGGGCGCGGTCCCGTTCCACATGTGGACGCCGGACGTCTACCAGGGCGCCCCGACGCCGGTGACCGGCTTCATGGCCGCGGCGACGAAGGTGGCCGCGTTCGGCGCCCTGCTGCGCCTCCTGTACGTCGTGCTGCCCGGCCTGCGCTGGGACTGGCGGCCGGTCATGTGGGCCGTGGCGATCGTCACCATGCTGGGCGGCGCGATCATCGCGATCACCCAGACCGACATCAAGCGGCTGCTGGCGTACTCGTCGATCGCGCACGCCGGGTTCATCCTCGCCGGTGTCATCGCGACCACGCCGGACGGGGTGTCGTCCGTCCTCTTCTACCTGGGCGCGTACTCGTTCGTGACGATCGGCGCGTTCGCCGTGGTGACGCTGGTGCGCGACGCCGGCGGCGAGGCGACGCACCTGTCGAAGTGGGCCGGTCTGGGCCGCCGCTCGCCGCTGGTCGCGGCGGTCTTCGCGGTGTTCCTGCTGGCCTTCGCGGGCATCCCGCTGACCTCCGGCTTCGCGGGTAAGTTCGCCGTGTTCAAGGCGGCGGCCGAGGGCGGGGCGGCCCCGCTGGTCGTGATCGGTGTGATCTCGTCCGCGATCGCCGCGTTCTTCTACATCCGCGTCATCGTGCTGATGTTCTTCAGCGAGCCGACACCCGAGGGACCGACGGTCGCGGTGCCGTCCCCGCTGACGATGACGGCGATCGGCGTCGGCGTGGCCGTGACCCTGGTGCTGGGCGTGGCGCCCCAGTACTTCCTGGACCTGGCGAGCCAGGCGGGCGTCTTCGTGCGCTGA
- the recQ gene encoding DNA helicase RecQ produces the protein MGATGVISEMPAVTEADRTGDSEALAALHRVFGYEAFRGEQEAVIEHVVAGGDAVVLMPTGGGKSLCYQIPSLVRPGTGVVVSPLIALMQDQVDALRALGVRAGFINSTQDFDERRVMEAQYVAGELDLLYLAPERLRLDATLELLSRGKISVFAIDEAHCVSQWGHDFRPDYLSLSLLGERWPDVPRIALTATATHATHQEITQRLGMPDARHFVASFDRPNIQYRIVPKADPKKQLLSFLREEHAGDAGIVYCLSRKSVEATAEFLSRNGIEAIPYHAGLDAGTRAAHQSRFLREEGLVVVATIAFGMGIDKPDVRFVAHLDLPKSVEGYYQETGRAGRDGLPSTAWMAYGLNDVIQQRKMIQLGEGDEAFRRRAGAHLDSMLALCETVQCRRAQLLAYFGQDPEAGACGNCDTCLTPPETWDGTVAAQKVLSTVVRLQRERGQKFGALQIVDILLGRRTAKVIQFDHDQLSVFGIGEELTEGEWRGVIRQLLAQGLLAVEGEYGTLVLTEDSGSVLRREREVPLRKEPKRPASSRSASGSGRGERKAKAAVAELPEELVPAFEALRAWRAEQAREQGVPAYVIFHDATLREIATVWPTSVAELGGISGVGEKKRATYGEGVVEVLAGLTAPAPGAAPQNASQPAPQSASASAPDAADDWPMEEPEPDGWE, from the coding sequence ATGGGTGCGACGGGCGTGATCAGCGAGATGCCAGCGGTGACCGAGGCGGACCGGACAGGCGACAGCGAGGCGCTGGCGGCGCTCCACCGCGTCTTCGGATACGAGGCCTTCCGGGGCGAGCAGGAAGCCGTCATCGAGCATGTCGTGGCCGGCGGCGACGCGGTCGTGCTCATGCCGACCGGCGGCGGCAAGTCGCTCTGCTACCAGATCCCGTCCCTGGTCAGACCGGGCACGGGCGTGGTCGTCTCCCCGCTGATCGCCCTCATGCAGGACCAGGTGGACGCCCTGCGGGCGCTCGGCGTGCGCGCCGGGTTCATCAACTCCACGCAGGACTTCGACGAGCGCCGCGTGATGGAGGCGCAGTACGTCGCCGGCGAGCTCGACCTGCTCTACCTCGCCCCCGAGCGGCTGCGGCTCGACGCGACGCTGGAGCTGCTGTCCCGCGGCAAGATCTCGGTGTTCGCCATCGACGAGGCGCACTGCGTGTCCCAGTGGGGCCACGACTTCCGCCCCGACTACCTCTCCCTGTCCCTGCTGGGCGAGCGCTGGCCGGACGTGCCACGGATCGCGCTGACGGCGACGGCCACCCACGCCACCCACCAGGAGATCACCCAGCGGCTCGGCATGCCGGACGCCCGGCACTTCGTGGCCAGCTTCGACCGGCCCAACATCCAGTACCGGATCGTGCCGAAGGCCGACCCGAAGAAGCAGCTGCTGAGCTTCCTGCGCGAGGAGCACGCGGGCGACGCGGGCATCGTGTACTGCCTGTCCCGCAAGTCGGTCGAGGCGACCGCCGAGTTCCTCTCCCGCAACGGCATCGAGGCGATCCCGTACCACGCGGGTCTCGACGCGGGCACCCGCGCGGCGCACCAGTCCCGGTTCCTGCGCGAGGAGGGCCTGGTCGTGGTGGCGACGATCGCCTTCGGCATGGGCATCGACAAGCCGGACGTGCGGTTCGTCGCCCACCTCGACCTGCCCAAGTCCGTCGAGGGCTACTACCAGGAGACCGGCCGGGCCGGGCGGGACGGCCTGCCCTCCACGGCCTGGATGGCCTACGGCCTCAACGACGTCATCCAGCAGCGCAAGATGATCCAGCTCGGCGAGGGCGACGAGGCGTTCCGTCGCCGTGCGGGAGCGCACCTGGACTCGATGCTGGCGCTGTGCGAGACCGTCCAGTGCCGGCGTGCCCAGCTGCTCGCCTACTTCGGCCAGGACCCCGAGGCGGGCGCCTGCGGCAACTGCGACACCTGCCTGACGCCGCCCGAAACCTGGGACGGCACCGTTGCCGCGCAGAAGGTGCTGTCGACGGTCGTCCGGCTGCAGCGGGAGCGGGGGCAGAAGTTCGGCGCGCTGCAGATCGTCGACATCCTGCTGGGGCGGCGCACCGCCAAGGTGATCCAGTTCGACCACGACCAGCTCTCCGTGTTCGGCATCGGCGAGGAGCTGACCGAGGGCGAGTGGCGGGGCGTCATCCGGCAGTTGCTGGCGCAGGGCCTGCTCGCCGTCGAGGGCGAGTACGGCACGCTGGTGCTGACCGAGGACAGCGGCTCGGTGCTGCGGAGGGAGCGGGAGGTGCCGCTGCGCAAGGAGCCGAAGCGGCCGGCGTCCTCGCGGTCCGCGTCGGGATCCGGCCGCGGCGAGCGCAAGGCGAAGGCCGCCGTCGCCGAGCTCCCGGAGGAACTGGTCCCGGCCTTCGAGGCCCTGCGCGCCTGGCGGGCCGAGCAGGCCCGGGAGCAGGGCGTCCCGGCCTACGTCATCTTCCACGACGCCACGCTCCGCGAGATCGCCACGGTGTGGCCCACGTCGGTGGCCGAGCTGGGCGGGATCAGCGGCGTAGGCGAGAAGAAGCGGGCGACGTACGGGGAAGGGGTGGTCGAGGTCCTGGCGGGCCTCACCGCACCGGCACCCGGGGCCGCCCCGCAGAACGCCTCGCAACCCGCCCCGCAGTCCGCCTCGGCATCGGCCCCGGACGCCGCCGACGACTGGCCCATGGAGGAGCCGGAGCCCGACGGCTGGGAGTGA
- a CDS encoding M56 family metallopeptidase, which translates to MTVCLLLLSIVGLTAAIPVPRVLTRAAWPERDPVVALWVWQCLVATVLLCCLTALALGTAAVFGTARAQLFAPAPPSVTEAYDLSAAPAWAALLTLLLACGAAWTTAMLGRELVEARRRRGRARAQLRERAPDLPAGLGSTRGPLLVLEDEYPDAWWMPGSPPQLIVTTGALHRLTDHQLDAVLTHERGHARAHHDWLLHLSTALATGFPRVPLFAHFCDQTHRLVELAADDTASRRCGHLTTALALIELNQHRGVLSCASTHRLLGERVDRLLQPPPRLGRRDRALTTTLAALVPLVPLLITFAPGLLTLS; encoded by the coding sequence ATGACCGTCTGCCTGCTCCTGCTGAGCATCGTCGGCCTGACGGCCGCCATCCCCGTCCCGCGCGTCCTGACCCGGGCCGCCTGGCCGGAACGGGACCCCGTGGTCGCGCTGTGGGTGTGGCAGTGCCTCGTCGCCACCGTGCTGCTGTGCTGCCTGACGGCGCTCGCGCTGGGCACCGCCGCCGTCTTCGGCACCGCCCGCGCCCAGCTGTTCGCCCCGGCGCCGCCGTCCGTGACGGAGGCGTACGACCTCTCAGCCGCCCCGGCCTGGGCCGCGCTCCTCACCCTGCTGCTGGCCTGCGGGGCGGCATGGACGACCGCGATGCTCGGGCGGGAACTGGTCGAGGCGCGCAGGCGGCGCGGCCGTGCGCGGGCCCAGCTGCGCGAGCGCGCCCCCGATCTGCCGGCCGGCCTCGGCTCCACGCGCGGCCCGCTGCTGGTCCTTGAGGACGAGTACCCGGACGCCTGGTGGATGCCGGGCAGCCCGCCGCAGCTGATCGTGACGACCGGTGCCCTGCACCGCCTCACCGACCACCAGCTCGACGCCGTCCTCACCCATGAGCGGGGCCACGCCCGCGCCCACCACGACTGGCTGCTGCACCTGTCCACCGCGCTCGCCACCGGCTTCCCCCGTGTCCCGCTGTTCGCGCACTTCTGCGACCAGACCCACCGCCTGGTCGAACTGGCCGCCGACGACACGGCCTCCCGCCGCTGCGGCCATCTGACGACGGCCCTGGCCCTGATCGAGCTCAACCAGCACCGGGGCGTGCTGTCCTGCGCCTCCACCCACCGGCTGCTGGGCGAACGCGTCGACCGTCTCCTCCAGCCGCCCCCGCGCCTGGGCCGCCGCGACCGCGCCCTCACCACGACCCTGGCGGCCCTGGTCCCGCTGGTCCCCCTGCTGATCACCTTCGCGCCGGGACTCCTGACGCTGTCCTAG
- the fahA gene encoding fumarylacetoacetase: MPPFDLPEGDPFGAHNLPYGVFSLPGPDSARRVGVRLGDHVLDAGRAAQALDSPYAPLLAQESLNPLLAAGRTTWSDVRRALTAWVTVPAHQEAIADLFHPLSSVTLHLPFDVADYVDFYASENHARNVGRIFRPDAEDSLTPNWKHLPIGYHGRSGTVVVSGTDVVRPSGQRKAPTDPAPVFGPSVRLDIEAEVGFVVGKPSAMGAPVPLADFREHVFGLCLLNDWSARDIQAWEYVPLGPFLGKSFATSVSAWITPLDALDEARTAPPERTHPLLPYLDDSGDGTEPGGYDLRISVAINGHVVSEPPFSTMYWTAAQQLAHMTVNGASLRTGDLYGSGTVSGPTERERGSLLELTWNGRDPLELPDGKRTFLEDGDVVTLSAWAPGPGGVRVGLGEVTGRIVAG; the protein is encoded by the coding sequence ATGCCCCCCTTCGATCTCCCCGAGGGCGACCCCTTCGGCGCGCACAACCTTCCGTACGGCGTCTTCTCCCTCCCGGGCCCGGACTCCGCGCGCCGGGTGGGCGTCCGGCTCGGCGACCACGTCCTCGACGCGGGCAGGGCCGCCCAGGCGCTCGACTCGCCGTACGCCCCGCTGCTCGCCCAGGAGTCGCTGAACCCGCTGCTCGCCGCGGGCCGCACCACCTGGTCCGACGTACGGCGGGCGCTGACCGCCTGGGTGACGGTGCCGGCGCACCAGGAGGCCATCGCGGACCTGTTCCACCCGCTCTCCTCCGTGACGCTGCACCTCCCGTTCGACGTCGCGGACTACGTCGACTTCTACGCCTCCGAGAACCACGCGCGGAACGTCGGCCGGATCTTCCGCCCGGACGCCGAGGACTCCCTCACCCCCAACTGGAAGCACCTGCCGATCGGCTACCACGGCCGCTCCGGCACGGTCGTCGTCTCCGGCACGGACGTCGTACGGCCCTCGGGCCAGCGCAAGGCGCCGACCGACCCGGCCCCCGTCTTCGGCCCGTCCGTCCGCCTGGACATCGAGGCCGAGGTCGGCTTCGTCGTCGGCAAGCCGTCCGCGATGGGCGCGCCGGTCCCGCTGGCCGACTTCCGGGAGCACGTCTTCGGCCTGTGCCTGCTCAACGACTGGTCGGCGCGTGACATCCAGGCGTGGGAGTACGTCCCCCTCGGCCCGTTCCTCGGCAAGTCCTTCGCCACGTCGGTGTCGGCCTGGATCACCCCGCTGGACGCCCTGGACGAGGCCAGGACGGCGCCGCCCGAGCGCACCCACCCGCTGCTGCCGTACCTCGACGACTCCGGCGACGGGACCGAACCCGGCGGCTACGACCTGCGCATCTCCGTGGCGATCAACGGCCACGTGGTCTCCGAGCCGCCCTTCTCCACCATGTACTGGACGGCCGCCCAGCAGCTCGCCCATATGACGGTGAACGGCGCCTCCCTGCGCACCGGCGACCTCTACGGCTCCGGCACCGTCAGCGGCCCGACCGAGCGGGAGCGCGGCTCCCTCCTGGAGCTGACCTGGAACGGCCGCGACCCGCTCGAACTCCCCGACGGCAAGCGCACGTTCCTGGAGGACGGCGACGTCGTCACCCTGTCGGCGTGGGCTCCCGGCCCAGGCGGGGTGCGGGTGGGCCTGGGCGAGGTCACCGGACGGATCGTGGCCGGCTGA
- a CDS encoding HAD family hydrolase — protein sequence MAAPIAYSLIATDLDGTLLRGDDTLSDRSLAALAQAAVAGAQHLVVTGRPAPRVRPLLDVMGSRGLAVCGQGAQLYDAGRDRLLWSITLERDLAETALGKIEAEVGQVYAAVDQDGVDGLTLIEPGYLMPHPTLPAVRVRHRDDLWCEPISKVLLRHPTLSDDELAATARAVVGSLATVTMSGPGTVELQPCGITKATGLALAAEHLGLGPHETIAFGDMPNDIPMFDWAAHGVAMANAHPELKAVADEVTLSNEDDGIAVVLERLFARSLAEFP from the coding sequence ATGGCCGCACCGATCGCATATTCACTCATCGCCACTGACCTGGACGGGACCCTCCTCCGAGGTGACGACACGCTCTCCGACCGGTCCCTCGCGGCACTCGCGCAGGCGGCGGTGGCCGGTGCCCAGCACCTCGTGGTGACGGGACGGCCGGCACCCCGGGTGCGGCCCCTCCTGGACGTCATGGGCAGCCGGGGGCTGGCGGTGTGCGGGCAGGGCGCGCAGTTGTACGACGCCGGGCGGGACCGGCTGCTGTGGTCCATCACCCTGGAGCGGGACCTGGCGGAGACCGCCCTCGGCAAGATCGAGGCCGAGGTGGGGCAGGTGTACGCGGCGGTCGACCAGGACGGGGTCGACGGGCTCACGCTCATCGAACCGGGCTATCTGATGCCCCACCCGACCCTGCCGGCCGTGCGGGTGCGGCACCGCGACGACCTGTGGTGCGAGCCGATCAGCAAGGTGCTGCTGCGCCATCCGACGCTGTCGGACGACGAGTTGGCGGCGACGGCCCGCGCGGTGGTGGGTTCGCTGGCGACGGTCACCATGTCGGGGCCGGGGACCGTCGAACTCCAGCCATGCGGCATCACGAAGGCGACGGGCCTCGCGCTCGCCGCCGAGCATCTCGGCCTGGGCCCGCACGAGACCATCGCGTTCGGGGACATGCCCAACGACATCCCCATGTTCGACTGGGCCGCGCACGGGGTGGCGATGGCCAACGCGCACCCCGAACTCAAGGCGGTCGCGGACGAGGTCACCTTGTCCAACGAGGACGACGGCATCGCCGTCGTCCTCGAGAGACTGTTCGCCCGCAGCCTGGCCGAGTTCCCCTAG
- a CDS encoding transglycosylase SLT domain-containing protein produces the protein MSRGKHRRTRTSPFTRRVIAAGTGTAALALPLLSATTASAAEPAKAPTVAKVGSVSYTTKKGDTLYGIADRYDAQGGWRQLYKDNRAAIGDNPRLIHPGVDLKVRATKKAAPAKAKANTASAPVKKSAVAQATQASVKTYADNLDGWIREALDIMAQKGIPGSYEGIHRNVMRESSGNPAAINNWDSNAVAGTPSKGLLQVIDPTFATYHVPGTAYDPFDPVANITAACNYAAARYGSIDNVNGPY, from the coding sequence ATGTCCCGAGGCAAGCACCGTCGCACCCGCACCAGCCCGTTCACCCGCCGCGTCATCGCCGCCGGAACCGGTACCGCCGCTCTCGCGCTCCCCCTGCTGAGCGCGACCACCGCGAGCGCCGCCGAGCCCGCCAAGGCCCCCACCGTGGCCAAGGTCGGCTCCGTCAGCTACACCACCAAGAAGGGCGACACCCTGTACGGGATCGCCGACCGGTACGACGCCCAGGGCGGCTGGCGTCAGCTCTACAAGGACAACCGCGCGGCCATCGGCGACAACCCCCGGCTGATCCACCCGGGTGTCGACCTGAAGGTCCGGGCCACGAAGAAGGCCGCGCCGGCGAAGGCCAAGGCGAACACGGCGTCCGCCCCCGTCAAGAAGTCCGCCGTCGCCCAGGCCACCCAGGCCTCCGTGAAGACGTACGCGGACAACCTCGACGGCTGGATCCGTGAGGCGCTCGACATCATGGCGCAGAAGGGGATCCCCGGTTCCTACGAGGGCATCCACCGCAACGTCATGCGCGAGTCGTCGGGCAACCCGGCCGCCATCAACAACTGGGACTCCAACGCCGTGGCGGGCACCCCGTCCAAGGGCCTCCTCCAGGTCATCGACCCGACCTTCGCGACGTACCACGTGCCGGGCACCGCGTACGACCCGTTCGACCCGGTCGCGAACATCACGGCCGCCTGCAACTACGCGGCCGCGCGCTACGGCTCGATCGACAACGTGAACGGCCCCTACTGA
- a CDS encoding polyprenyl synthetase family protein translates to MTVVGPFGLSVRDQALEADVQAGLAAVEEGLLEATKSEVPFITGAAQHLVRAGGKRFRPLLVMLAARFGDPYAPGIVPSAVVVELTHLATLYHDDVMDEAEVRRGVDSANTRWGNSVAVLTGDFLFARASHILADLGPEAVRVQAEAFERLVTGQILETAGPQDGRDPVEHYLDVLSGKTGSLVAVSCRFGAMMSGADETVVDVLTQYGERLGVAFQLADDVLDIASDSHESGKTPGTDLREGIPTLPVLRLRERAERLGLPEDIALCELLASDLSDDARLAEALTALREHPALEQARRDTVRYAEDARAALAPLPENDAKAALMELCDAVVHRAG, encoded by the coding sequence GTGACCGTCGTCGGGCCGTTCGGGCTGAGCGTGCGGGACCAGGCTCTGGAAGCCGATGTCCAGGCCGGATTGGCGGCTGTCGAGGAGGGACTGCTCGAAGCCACCAAGAGTGAGGTCCCCTTCATCACCGGGGCCGCCCAGCACCTGGTGCGGGCGGGCGGGAAGCGCTTCCGGCCGCTGCTGGTGATGCTCGCCGCGCGCTTCGGTGACCCGTACGCCCCGGGGATCGTGCCGTCGGCCGTGGTGGTGGAGCTGACCCACCTGGCGACGCTGTACCACGACGACGTGATGGACGAGGCCGAGGTCCGGCGCGGGGTCGACAGCGCGAACACCCGCTGGGGGAACTCCGTCGCGGTCCTCACCGGCGACTTCCTCTTCGCGCGCGCCTCGCACATCCTGGCCGACCTCGGGCCCGAGGCGGTCCGGGTGCAGGCCGAGGCGTTCGAGCGGCTGGTCACGGGCCAGATCCTGGAGACGGCCGGACCGCAGGACGGCCGGGACCCCGTGGAGCACTACCTCGACGTGCTGAGCGGGAAGACCGGGTCGCTGGTGGCGGTGTCCTGCCGCTTCGGGGCGATGATGTCGGGCGCCGACGAGACCGTGGTCGACGTGCTCACCCAGTACGGGGAGCGGCTCGGCGTGGCCTTCCAGCTGGCGGACGACGTCCTGGACATCGCGAGCGACTCCCACGAGTCCGGGAAGACGCCCGGCACGGATCTGCGCGAGGGCATCCCGACCCTGCCGGTGCTGCGGCTGCGGGAGCGCGCGGAGCGGCTGGGGCTGCCCGAGGACATCGCCCTGTGCGAGCTGCTGGCCTCCGACCTGAGCGACGACGCCCGGCTCGCGGAGGCGCTGACCGCCCTGCGGGAGCACCCGGCGCTGGAGCAGGCCCGGCGGGACACGGTCCGCTACGCCGAGGACGCGCGCGCCGCGCTGGCGCCCCTGCCGGAGAACGACGCGAAGGCCGCCCTGATGGAGCTGTGCGACGCCGTGGTGCACCGCGCCGGCTGA